The Bacteroidales bacterium genome segment CAAGCATGGTGATTTTTGCAGTTGATGAGATTCTGCGTGCTTTGGCTGCTGCAGTGGCTCCGGCAGCAACACCTCCTATGATAACTATCTTTTCCATAAAATTATTTTATGTTGCAAAGGTAGTGGCATGCTTTCATAAAAAAACGCAGTCGCCCCCGGCCCGGGACAACTGCGTTATTGAGATAGGACAAGTTTTTTATTGTTTAATACTTGAAATAGGTGTAATTATCCACGTTGCGATTACAGATAATGGTATCATTTATTTCATTGATTTGTCCCTCACGGAAAAGTCTCCAGCGAATGATAGTTTTTTTATCAGCATACACTTTGGTCTCAATGACCGATTCTATTTTCCCACCGATCCATCTGAATTCCATACTGTCACAATTGCCGGTTTCCGTGTAGTTTTTAATCTTATAGGGATATATGGTTTTCCCGTTAATTCCGTTGGATTCCCAGGTAAAATAAAGCGTATCGGTTAAATTGGTAATATCTTTTCGTTCTATTATAAATGTCAGGCCGGTAAGCTTGCGAACACCAAGAGTCACCTGATTCCTGTTCAGGTAAAAGTCACGGCAACTCAGCCTGTAGTTGGAAAATCCATACAGTGAATCACCCACAACGTAAAAATCATAGAAAACCCGTCCGTCCGGGTTAAGAGTATAGTTGAAGTGGCCTGCGTAATCGGTTCTCAACAGGTTTGTGCGGACAGGAACAAGTTTATGGTCTGTTTCAATCAAATCATGAACTATTATTTCCTGGTTCGGAACCGCCTCGCGGGTAAGTTCATCCACAACCCTGCCTTCGACATGATTATCCACAGGGTCAAAGCAACCGGCAGATAGCAGGAGTATGGATCCGGCTATGAAGATTGGTTTCAAGGTTGAAAATGGTTTCTGTTCAGATGTTACACAGAGAACCACTGAGGAGGCACAAAGAACCACTGAGAGAAGTTTCCCTCTCTGTGAAACTCTGTGATACCTCTGTGAAACCCTGTGAAAATAAGTTGTAATATTACACAACCCTCGATGCGAAGCAATTTTACACGATTTTGTAGTCAGAATCGCTGAATTCTGTTTCTTCGAAATTAATGTCCAGAAAATGGGTGCATGCTTCAAGCGTCGTAAAAACGCCGACTGTATTGGCAAAGGAAGGAGCTTCTTTAATAAGCATTGAAAAAGCGGTTTGAAACGGTTCATCAGTCAGTATGGCCCATCGCAGGTTTGAATCATGTTTTTCTGATTCCACAAGGGTGACATAATGCTGCATTTCTTCAAGTGTAACCAGAGGTTTGGCAAGAATTACATTGGACAGTATTTTAGTAACTGTATTAATTTTTTCATCTGATATTTCACTCAGAAAAAGTCTTTTGAGATCAGCAAGTGCAATTTCCTTTTCAAGGATATCAACAAGCAAATTCCGGTCCTCGTAAATCTTGTATCGTATGCTGGCATTTGAACTTTTTTTCATGTAAACGTATGGCTTTAAACTGAATTGCCCAATCACAGGCCAAATATACTGTTTTTCATTTCGGGCAACACTTAAAACAATCTCTTTTTATCGCTGCTTGCTTCAATCAGTTTTGATAACCGGTTCTGCCGGGTGGTTTCTGTTTTAGCGCTGAGGATCCAATGAATGACTGTCCGGCGGTAAGAGGGAGCCTGCAGGTTGAAGAAATCCCATGCCGCAGTTTCTTTCTTAAACTGCGATTCCATTTCCGGTGTCAGTTGTCCGGGCTTATTCTCAAAACTATAAATTCCTGATTTTTCAGGTTTTCTTTTATTGAATGCATCCAGTCCTTCGGGGGTCATCAGTCCTTTTTGTGTGAGTTCCTCAACTTTTTTTATATTGATAGAGCTCCATACGCTGTTCGGATTGCGTGGGGTAAACCGGATGCTGTAGGAAACATCATCAATGGATCGGCGTATGCCGTCAATCCATCCGAAACAAAGTGCCTGGTCCACCGATTCACTCCATGTCATGGAAGGTTTCCCGGTTTTTGTTTTGTAAAAACCCACAACCAGCTCCTTTTTGGTTTTATAATGGTTTTGGAGCCATTCCCTGAATTCGTCTCGATTTTTGAAAAAGATCATTTCTTGTTGTTTTGGTCTCTATCGTCTCTATAGTCCCTATGGTCCCTGAAAATTCAAACGGCGAATCTTTAATAAAGTACTACCTGTGCTGGCAGATTGCTTCACCCCGTAGGAACCGGGGTTCGCAATGACGGCTGTTTCAAACGGCGAAGCCTTCAAACAGCGAAGCTTTCAAACGGCGAAGCCATCCAAACTACCGATCCGGTCTGTTATGTCTGATTTCCATCCAGTTTTCTGGTTGCGCTATGGGTTTAAATCCCACTTTGGAATACACTCCATGAGCGTCTTTGGTTAATAAAACCCATTGATATACATCCTTTAATTCCGGGTGTTTAAGGATAAAACTGATCATTGCCTGTCCGATGCCTTTTTTACGGTATCGTGTATCAACCACCACATCCATGATATAGGCAAAACGAGTCTTGTCAGATATTACCCGTGAATACCCGATCTGCTCATTATTCGCATCAAATGCTCCCACAATCAACGCCGAATTCTGTGCTCCCTGCATGACCTCCGCTTTGCCGATTCCCGGGCTCCACCAAACATCCTTCAGCATCAGGGTCACCTTTTCAAAATCCATTTCGTTGTAGCTGTATTTCAAAGTAAATTCTGTCATTGTTTAAATTTTTCACCAGTAATTTTTCATTATATCACTTGACCAGTTGGGTTGTTTTACATCTCCTTTCGGAAGATATTCGTTAAATACCGGTTTAATGTCAATAACCGGGGTTCCGTCAATTGCATCAAGATTTTTAACAATTAACTTTCGACCATCGCGGTAAATCAAATTTACAATTGTGGTTCCGATATGATTTGGCCTGTCCTTTTTTCTCTGGGCGAAGATACCGACTTTAGGATAAGCTTTGTTTTCCCTTGGATGTTCACTCCCGACAAATGTTTTTGATGATTTATTAAAATAAAAGATTATCTCTAGATGGGAGAATTCTTCGATCCCATCCAGGCATTCATCAGGTAAGTCATCAGCCAGTAAAAAAGTGGATTCAACCGACGACCAGTTGTCATCAATCGGATCAGTCCTGTCATTTTTGACAAAACCTATGGGTTTAATAACAATTCTTCCCATAATCTGAATTCTCTACCAAAATGTCGCCCCTGATGAATGAATGAAAAATGAAGAATGAATGAAAAATGAACATTACTTCATTACTTCATTACTTCATTACTTCATTACTCCTATTTCTTTACTTTTTTGACATCCAGGGGCAACGATCCGCCGTTCTGCGACCAGGTTCCGGTAATGGTGGAATCGTTCACCACAGTTCCGTCATACTGCCCGTTGATATCCGGTGCTTTAATGATAATTTTCTGTCCTTCCACGATAACGGGTCCGGCCGGTATGCCCGATGCACCCTGGTCGGGACTATCCAGGGTAACTGTAAGACTGTCCGGCTGTACAAGAGTCAGGTTAAAAACAACCCGCAATTCCATTCCCTCCGGTGAGAGTTTGCCCATCCAGGATCCGGGTAGAATGGTATTTTTAACCTTGTCCTGGGCATTCAGGGCACCAGATGTCGATAGGGCAACAATAGCAAGTAAGCAAAATATTGATTTTTTCATTTTATAGGGTATTGATTACCAGTAAATATAATTATTCTCTCACAATCTTTTCTGAAATGATTTCTATCCCTTTTTGAATATGCAGGATATAAAGGCCACTTTTAAGGCCGGAAATATTTACGGGTTCATTTTCCTGTAATCGAACTTTTTCATAGGCTATTTTCCCAAACATATCCGTTATCCATAGCCTGTCTATCTCACCCGATCTAAAATCCAAAAACTTTAAACTGATACTGTTTTTGAAGGGATTGGGATAAATAAGCACCTCCTGCTCATGTTTCTCAATGCTAACAGGGGCAGCAGGTTCATCCGAAAGATTCAGAACAAATATATCACTTGCCCCGTCGCATTCTAAATGAACATTATCAAACCAGCTATTTGAACTGTACATTCCTGTTATGTAAAGATTGTTTTCATAACATGTCAATCCAAAACCGATATCATTCATAGGACTATCGCCACCGTATGATTTGAACCATTCGAAATTCCCATCGGGGTCCATTTTGAATACAAAAATATCATGATAAAAGGGAACAGTGCTGTAATAAAAGGTAGAGCCCCACTTAATTACTCCCCTGAAATTGCCTGTAATATAAATATCATTTTCATTGTTGATTGAAAGATCAAAGCAATCGGAATACAAACTGCAGGTTGTGCTTTTCAACCATATCAAACTACCATCACTGTTAAATTTTGCAATAAAAACATCATCGGGTCCATTGTAATTTCCCCCGTTGGTGACAGAATCGTTGTTAAAACTTACTGCTTTTCTGTACCAACCGCACATTATAACATCGCCTTCACTGTCGACAGCAATAGCTTTACCATCACTTAAACCAATTCCTCCGCCACCGACAGCCCACAAAAACTCTCCCGTTGTCGCGTCGATTTTTGAAATGAAAGCCTGCAGATTTCCTGAAGATGTCAATAAATGACTGTCAAAATAAACAGAATCCCACATGAAACCTGTGAGATACAAATTTTCCGAATCATAACAGGCGATGTCATTCCCATAGTTATTGGCATTGCCTTTTGCCGATTTTGCCCAGATAACCTCGCCGTCAGTATTCAATTTTACGATGAAAAGATCTGAGCGCGCAGAGGGCCCTTCAAGCAAAAACCTGCCAAATTTTAAATCTTCCAGGTAGTAACCGGTTATATAGATATTACCTGCGGAATCAGATGCAATGGCGTTTGTCGCGTTTTGACCTTCTCCGGTAAAGGCCTGAGACCATAAGATCTGACCACTGGTGTCGAGTTTCACCAGGAATATATCATAGTTCCCCGGATTACTCGTGAAAACAGAGTCTTCGATTTTAAGGGTATCACGGAAATTACCTGTAAGAAAGAGATTTTGTGATTTGTCGGTACAAATGCCTCCGCTCCAATCTCCTTGTTTACCTCCGAAGTTTTTAATCCATTGTACTTTTCCTGACGGGTTTAATTTTACCAGGAAAATTTCTTTATCACCATTTGATTTTATTTTTAGGCCATCAATTTGGAATGAATCGGCAAACTCACCGGACACATAGATATTTCCCCCGGAATCTGTAATTATATGACGGCCTGATTCAACACCGTAGTATTCCCCGGTACTTCCAAAATGAGAGATCCATTGGATATTTTCCTGGCCGGATAGTTCAGTCAGCATAAGTCCCAGCCATACTGTAAGTAACAGGGATTTCATTGTTCTCTTCTGCTAAAGCATATCAATGAACCCATAGGCCTTGACCCGTTTTCTGTCCCATTAAAATCCAGCTTTTTGATATAGACATTCGTTGAGGGATCCCATTCAAAGAGAATACCAAGGTTGTACAGTCCTCCTTCACGGGTCATTCCATAAAACTTGCCGTTATTGGCGAGACAAAGATCAGAACACGGACGTTTTCCCTCATTCTGAATTTCAAAATTTTTGATTATTTTAAGTTTTCCGCTATCCCTGTTAAGATTGAAAACACAACCACTGTTATATTTTCCACCTTCAGAAGTCATCCCATAGAATTCAGGAGATTGTCCAATTTAAGGTAAGTGGCATGCAATGAATAAGCAAACCAAAAGGAGGGCTATCCGTTTCGTTTTCATGGGTGTCAGGGTGTTGTTTGCAACAAGATAGTGAATCAAACAACCCGGTGATAAAGAAATTGATAAGGGGCTATCAATCTGTGACAGGAAAGCGACAGAAATAGATAACCCCTGGCTTAGGGGAATTGGGAAGAGCTCCTATATGCTTGATTATCCTTTGTTTTTGGAATCAAATTCCACCATCCACTCAATACCGAATTTATCCCTGAACATTCCGAAATAGGTACCCCAGGGACTTTGCTCCATGGGCATTTCCGCCTGTACACCCTTTGAAAGTCCGTTAAATATTTTATCAGCTTCTTCCTTGCTTTCGGTCCCTATAAAAATCTTGCTCCGGGTTTCATTTTCATTATGCTTTCCCAGTTGCTCCGGAGTGTCGCTTCCCATTAACACATTGTGTTTGCCAATGGGCAAAGCGATATGCATAATTTTTTCCGCTTCCTTTGGATTGTTGGGGGCGCCTTCAAAATTCATATCCTTGAAGCGAACGAGTGAAGTAAATTCACCACCAAAGACAGATTTGTAATGTGTAAATGCTTCTTCCGCATTTCCGTTAAAATGAATGTAGGGATTAATCGATGCCATGTTTTTTATTTTTTCAGTGGTTGATTGGAAGGGATAACGTTTCAGGGTAATAATGGTTGACTGGTTTGAATTATTTTGTCTGCCGTATTACACATTCGGCACCATCCGTTGACCACAAAAGCGCATGTCAAGTTTGAATACATTTAGCTTTGTTTTCTGCCTGTTTTACTTTAGATAACCAATAATGATTATGGGATTTGAATTTTCATTTATAATAGATGCGATTTGTTTAATTTGGTCATTGTTGATATGATCAGCAGCCAATGCCTGATTTTTAAAATCATAGGCATATGTAAAATCAATCAGAACCCTGTCATCATGATAATATCCAAGC includes the following:
- a CDS encoding GNAT family N-acetyltransferase; the protein is MTEFTLKYSYNEMDFEKVTLMLKDVWWSPGIGKAEVMQGAQNSALIVGAFDANNEQIGYSRVISDKTRFAYIMDVVVDTRYRKKGIGQAMISFILKHPELKDVYQWVLLTKDAHGVYSKVGFKPIAQPENWMEIRHNRPDR
- a CDS encoding SAM-dependent methyltransferase, translating into MGRIVIKPIGFVKNDRTDPIDDNWSSVESTFLLADDLPDECLDGIEEFSHLEIIFYFNKSSKTFVGSEHPRENKAYPKVGIFAQRKKDRPNHIGTTIVNLIYRDGRKLIVKNLDAIDGTPVIDIKPVFNEYLPKGDVKQPNWSSDIMKNYW
- a CDS encoding VOC family protein, translated to MASINPYIHFNGNAEEAFTHYKSVFGGEFTSLVRFKDMNFEGAPNNPKEAEKIMHIALPIGKHNVLMGSDTPEQLGKHNENETRSKIFIGTESKEEADKIFNGLSKGVQAEMPMEQSPWGTYFGMFRDKFGIEWMVEFDSKNKG
- a CDS encoding T9SS type A sorting domain-containing protein; amino-acid sequence: MKSLLLTVWLGLMLTELSGQENIQWISHFGSTGEYYGVESGRHIITDSGGNIYVSGEFADSFQIDGLKIKSNGDKEIFLVKLNPSGKVQWIKNFGGKQGDWSGGICTDKSQNLFLTGNFRDTLKIEDSVFTSNPGNYDIFLVKLDTSGQILWSQAFTGEGQNATNAIASDSAGNIYITGYYLEDLKFGRFLLEGPSARSDLFIVKLNTDGEVIWAKSAKGNANNYGNDIACYDSENLYLTGFMWDSVYFDSHLLTSSGNLQAFISKIDATTGEFLWAVGGGGIGLSDGKAIAVDSEGDVIMCGWYRKAVSFNNDSVTNGGNYNGPDDVFIAKFNSDGSLIWLKSTTCSLYSDCFDLSINNENDIYITGNFRGVIKWGSTFYYSTVPFYHDIFVFKMDPDGNFEWFKSYGGDSPMNDIGFGLTCYENNLYITGMYSSNSWFDNVHLECDGASDIFVLNLSDEPAAPVSIEKHEQEVLIYPNPFKNSISLKFLDFRSGEIDRLWITDMFGKIAYEKVRLQENEPVNISGLKSGLYILHIQKGIEIISEKIVRE
- a CDS encoding choice-of-anchor tandem repeat GloVer-containing protein, with protein sequence MTSEGGKYNSGCVFNLNRDSGKLKIIKNFEIQNEGKRPCSDLCLANNGKFYGMTREGGLYNLGILFEWDPSTNVYIKKLDFNGTENGSRPMGSLICFSRREQ
- a CDS encoding YdeI/OmpD-associated family protein, encoding MIFFKNRDEFREWLQNHYKTKKELVVGFYKTKTGKPSMTWSESVDQALCFGWIDGIRRSIDDVSYSIRFTPRNPNSVWSSINIKKVEELTQKGLMTPEGLDAFNKRKPEKSGIYSFENKPGQLTPEMESQFKKETAAWDFFNLQAPSYRRTVIHWILSAKTETTRQNRLSKLIEASSDKKRLF